The Flavobacteriales bacterium genome contains the following window.
TCGAAATACAGGTACACCGTGTAGGCGTACATGGTGTTCGCCATATCAACAAGGCCGGTGCTTTCGGCGGGTATGCGCGATAGCCAGAACCGATCGGCCAGTTCCGCCAGCACGAACTTGTGCAGCAGCCCGAGCAAAAGAAGTTCCCAGCCGGAAGTGAACGCTTGGCGGTCCAACCGCTGCCAACCAGCATCCAGATCGCCTTTGAAGCGCTCGTACCGATCGATGGGGCCGACCAGCAAGCTCGGCGTGAACGAGAGGAAGGTGATGAAGGAACCGAACCTGAACTTGTCGCGGTGCAGCTCGGCATCCAGGTACACCTGCACGCAGCGGAACGTGATGTAGCTCAGACCGGCGAACGAGAGCAGTTCGGTCTCCACGTTCAACTTGACCAGTACCATGGGCAAGGCCAGCAACAGGCTGCCCAACAGCTTGTGCAGCCGCTGCCATCTGAACAGCAACAACCAACAGAACAGGCACTGGTAAGCCAAGAACGCCAGCAACTGCAGCGGTTTCGGGTAGTACACCCCCACGAACCCCAAGCTGACCACCAAGAGTACCTGCGCCAGTGGAACACGATCGGCGGCGAACGGCTTCACGGCGAACAAGGCCAATACCACCAGCCCGAACAGCAGGAAGAACTCAAGTGAAGCGAACGGCAGCATGGTTCAGAACTGCTGGTACACGAACTTCACTGCGCTGGCAGCGGCTTCCATGCCGACCTCGAGCGGGTGGTGCAGCCACCAGAGGCCCAACATCACGGCCGAATAGATCACGGTCCACTTGAGCGTGTTCTGGAAGTTGAACGGCTTCTTCATCGGAAATGGGCCATGAGCGCACTGTCCACCTTGTACCAACCCAGGGCGCCCAAGTGGGCTGCATCCGTGAGCACGCCTGGCTGGAACCTCGCGGTGTCATCCTCCCACAAGTCCAGGTAGGTAAACCCGCGACTGTCCAGTTCA
Protein-coding sequences here:
- a CDS encoding D-alanyl transfer protein translates to MLPFASLEFFLLFGLVVLALFAVKPFAADRVPLAQVLLVVSLGFVGVYYPKPLQLLAFLAYQCLFCWLLLFRWQRLHKLLGSLLLALPMVLVKLNVETELLSFAGLSYITFRCVQVYLDAELHRDKFRFGSFITFLSFTPSLLVGPIDRYERFKGDLDAGWQRLDRQAFTSGWELLLLGLLHKFVLAELADRFWLSRIPAESTGLVDMANTMYAYTVYLYFDFAGYSLLALGLGRMMGISLPANFDRPWLTQNPPEFWRRWHISLGDWLRDYFFRPIYKQLSSVHGLRTWPLLRQNIALFSTFLLMGCWNGLEPHYVISGALFGLYSVVYNSYQHQSRKHKRDIWKGWPAPAVKWLSIFIMINLCCFALYIFSGRFPYLQ